In Citrus sinensis cultivar Valencia sweet orange chromosome 3, DVS_A1.0, whole genome shotgun sequence, the sequence TTGAAACATGTCACCCCCTACATGCTTAACACCTGTACTACATACAATTTAGTTTCCGCTGTTAGGATCTAGCGGTATGGGCAGAGAATTCATAAGATAACTGATATTCGGGAAAAGAATTTAGATAAAATTCTgacaaaaacaacaataaatcaaCCCTGATTTTTTCACTAAATTGCAATATATGGTAAATCGAGTCTGTTTTGATGTTTTTTGTCAGTTTTTTCTTGTTGCAACATTTTGtgcttttaccctttttttccAAATGATAATGTATATTTCTTCACAACaatgacattaaaaaaaaaaaaaaaagagattggaatcaattttctaattaacttCCTACTTTCTCCAGGATTTATATTGGGATGATTAATTAACGAAAGCTACTTAAAAGCCACTTGACCAAGTCCCTAACattattataaagataatTGATAGTTCATACCAGGATACTCAGGGGAATGCTGTATAACGTGAGGCAAGTCGAAATTGATGCCCTTAATGTGGGGGTACTTGGAAGTAATTGCTTTAAGGGTATTGCCAAGGGAACCGCCAACATCAACCAATTGCTTTATGTGCTCGAAACCCTTGTAAGCCTCAAGGATTTTCTGAAGGACCAAAGTGGTATGGTTGAACATCGCTGTGCTGAAAACTTCATTGAACCTGGGGTCCAATCCTAGGTACTCGAAAGCGTTCGTTCCGTGGACTCGGTCAAATGGAACTCCTCCTTCAATAATAGTTTCTTTCAGTTGGGACCTACATGACCAGTTAATCAATCATCATTTTGCGTTTGGCCTAACTTTTTTAGATACAATGGTTAGTGgttgataaaaacaaaaataataaagggatatatctatattatatatatgacgATGTATACGTTTCATAAAATCCCTTAACAGATAAGATGAGTAGAGGATTCATtgccattaaaaattttatgttatatctTAACTCATAACTGTCACATACATCTTTATGAAAACGAGCAAAAAAATGGAAATCAGGGTAATATTATCATACGGGTGGGTTGCTAAATTTTAGCAACGTCACAAATTAGGAGATATGTAGTTTGTAGGAGTTTTACATATAGCTAGGTCCtgctgttatttttttttccttaaaagattttatttctaattctCTCCAGGCAAGTGATCATACCACCCCAAgtgaatcttttaattcagCGAAATTCTACGGACGAAGTTAAGAAATTTTTGTTCTTCCAGGATTTCTGTCAGAACTGAAGAAACTACTCAATTAATGCTTTCAATAGAACAAAATACATTGTCTTTTTCATATATGTTACACTCATGTCCTCtataattaaaagacaaaaataccTCGGAAAGAAAACATATTTCCTCATATCTTCTGTAGCTGCAAGTAATTAAAACACCACCAACAATAGTTTACCCGTTCTTGAATTGATATGACTAGAagtatattaataatgatttataagTTTGAGAGTGAGCCTTCTACATTTTATCGCTCACTTATATGAACacgtttgtttttctttttcgatgACCTGAGTTTAGAAATAAGTTGAGTATGAAGTCGATTATGATTTAAGACTTGGGAGAAATGCATGATTGGATCTGAAGGCGTAGAAAGAGAATTGTATTATAAACCCATGTATTTTTACcctaattaacttaaaaaaagaaaaattcagagGATTAAAATGATAGAGTGGACAAACCAGCTGTCGAGAAAGGCCTCGTCCTGAATTAAGGCCAATACAGGGCCTAATGAGACACCATCTTGATTAGGCACAAAGTATTTGGAAACATCATTCAAACCGTATAGCCTGTGAGAACCATCTACATCATCAAGTGAGCATTCAACAATACCATAGCTAGCCAGAAGCCCGAGTATCCGGTCCAGCATCGTGGGTGCGTCTTTGTTCTTGGTGGCGGGCAACTGAGCGGCAATCTCTGAAGCTGAGAGCTTTGCTCCAGGACCAGCTTTGGCTATGATCTCCAAAAGTCCCAGCTTAATTACTGCTTTCATGGTCATGTGGAGCACTGAACCCGTCATCACTTCACAGGCATATGCAAAGTTTTCGTCTCTCGCTTCATTAGCCatattttcttgaatttcCTTATCTGTTTTCCTCAGAAACAATGCATTTATAGTGGAGTGAAGAGTTACTGTGTGTCCAAGATTTTAGGTTGTAAAATCTGACCCGGAAGTTTTCGATAGTTCAAGTTAGACTAAATgacagaaattaaattatgataaaactttttcaaataaaagtatggaAGCTTGGcaactctaaaaaaattatattattagggataaaaactttatttaatttgcataAATTGAAATGACATATTGCATGATTCTACATGTctcatattatttcttttattttgtcg encodes:
- the LOC102630049 gene encoding caffeic acid 3-O-methyltransferase-like isoform X3, which gives rise to MANEARDENFAYACEVMTGSVLHMTMKAVIKLGLLEIIAKAGPGAKLSASEIAAQLPATKNKDAPTMLDRILGLLASYGIVECSLDDVDGSHRLYGLNDVSKYFVPNQDGVSLGPVLALIQDEAFLDSWSQLKETIIEGGVPFDRVHGTNAFEYLGLDPRFNEVFSTAMFNHTTLVLQKILEAYKGFEHIKQLVDVGGSLGNTLKAITSKYPHIKGINFDLPHVIQHSPEYPGVKHVGGDMFQSVPNGDAILIKWILHDWSDEHCLKLLKNCYKSIPEGGKVIVVESVLPELPETSTHSKINSLADVLVMTQYPGGKERTKHEFTTLATEAGFSGIRFVCFFYNLWVMEFYK